CGACTCCCGTCGCCGCCAGCGCCTGGGGAGTGCAGCTGCTAGCGGACGACGCCTCGGACCCGCGCCTGGAACGCTTCCTGACCCGGTATCTGCAAGGCGAGCAGACTCCGGAACCGGGTGCGGCATGCACCGGCGGAAGCGGTGGCATGTGATGCGACCTGCCGGCCCCGAGTCCATGCGGCGGACCTGGCGCTGGGCCGCCGTGGTTCTGATCGTCGGCGTGTCGACGGCAGCCGGAATGCTCGCCGGGTCGCGGCTCGCCGCCGCGCCGACGAGTCCCCCGGCAGACGACTCCGTCGAGGCCGGCTTCGCCCGCGACATGTCAACTCACCACGCTCAAGCCGTGCAGATGTCCGTGCTGGTCCGCGAGCGCACTCAGGACCCTGAGGTCGCGACTCTGGCCCTGGACATCCTGTTGACCCAACAGCAGCAGATCGGCCAGATGTACGCCTGGCTCGACCGGTGGAACCTTCCGCGGGCGTCGTCCCGGCCTGCAATGGCGTGGATGGAGGATTCCCCGGCGATGACCAGCATGGACGGATCGATGCCGACAGGGCAGTCGACGATGCCGGGCATGGCCAGCAACGAAGGACTGGACCGATTGCGCGCCGCAGCCGGCGAAGAGGCGGACAGGCTCTTCCTCCAGCTGATGATCCCGCATCACCAGGCTGGGGTGGCCATGGCAGAGGTCGCTGCAGCGCAAGCGGCCGACGACGACGTCCGGCGCCTCGCTCAGACCATCGTGGACTCCCAGAGCGCAGAGATCGGTCTCCTCCGCGACATGCTGGATGCCCACGGTGGCCCTCTACCAGGCAGGTGACGATGGAGCTCTACGCCCTGACGTCACTGGCGCTCGTCGCCGGTGTCGTGTCGTTCACGTCGCCGTGCTGTCTGCCGCTCCTGCCTGGCTACGTCTCCTACGTGTCCGGGCTGCGCGAGCCGATGCCGGCGCCGGGAGGGGACGTCGCCACCCTGGTACGCAGCAACCGCCGGGTGATGACCGGCGCCGTCCTGTTCGTGCTCGGCTTCACCATCGTCTTCGTGGCGTTGGGGGTCACCGCCTCGGCTCTAGGCCTGCTGCTGGTGCAGAACAGATCGGTGATCAACGTCGTCGGCGGGGCCTTCGTTGTCCTCGTGGGCCTCACCATGGTGGGCGTCGTTCGGGTGCCGCTGCTTCAGCGGCGGCTGGCGGTGGATGCGTCCAGGTTCAGCCGCGGTCCGGCCAGCGCGCTCCCGCTGGGAGCCGCGTTCGCCTTTGGGTGGACGCCGTGCGTGGGTCCGGTCCTGACCGCGATCCTCGCGACGGCCGCGAGCACTGCGACGCTGTGGCGGGGTGGACTGCTCCTGGCCGCCTACAGCGTGGGCCTCGGTATCCCCTTCCTTCTCCTCGCTGCCGGTCTCGCGCGTGGCAAGCGGCGACCGGAGTGGCTGGCACGCAACTCCCGGCGGATCGAGGTGGCCGGCGGGGTACTGCTGGTGGCGACGGGCCTGGCACTGGCCACGGGCAGCTGGAACGAACTGATGAGCCGGTTCCTGGCCTACTACGCCCGCTTCGGCTGGCCGCCGATCTGAGCGCATCCCGAGGTGCGCTGCTCCACGTCGGTCAACCGCCGGGCGCGCGCTGCACCGGACCGTTGACCATCTCGCCCGGGGACTTGCCGGCCAGCACCTGGTCCAGAGTGCTCGCAAGCAGGGGGAAGGTCGAGGCGCCGGTGATCTTGGCGACAATCGTCCCGTCGCGGTCGATCACGAACGTCTCGGGAACCCCGTAGACGCCGAATTCGAGCCCGCCCCTCGAGCCGGAGTCCACGACGTACT
This DNA window, taken from Kineosporiaceae bacterium SCSIO 59966, encodes the following:
- a CDS encoding DUF305 domain-containing protein encodes the protein MRRTWRWAAVVLIVGVSTAAGMLAGSRLAAAPTSPPADDSVEAGFARDMSTHHAQAVQMSVLVRERTQDPEVATLALDILLTQQQQIGQMYAWLDRWNLPRASSRPAMAWMEDSPAMTSMDGSMPTGQSTMPGMASNEGLDRLRAAAGEEADRLFLQLMIPHHQAGVAMAEVAAAQAADDDVRRLAQTIVDSQSAEIGLLRDMLDAHGGPLPGR
- a CDS encoding cytochrome C biogenesis protein, with product MELYALTSLALVAGVVSFTSPCCLPLLPGYVSYVSGLREPMPAPGGDVATLVRSNRRVMTGAVLFVLGFTIVFVALGVTASALGLLLVQNRSVINVVGGAFVVLVGLTMVGVVRVPLLQRRLAVDASRFSRGPASALPLGAAFAFGWTPCVGPVLTAILATAASTATLWRGGLLLAAYSVGLGIPFLLLAAGLARGKRRPEWLARNSRRIEVAGGVLLVATGLALATGSWNELMSRFLAYYARFGWPPI